The proteins below are encoded in one region of Sander vitreus isolate 19-12246 chromosome 24, sanVit1, whole genome shotgun sequence:
- the LOC144512811 gene encoding uncharacterized protein LOC144512811 gives MDRRRKQKLRGEAIPSDVQKVIVGEEHQHDWSSSLDQEDTKPPPINEEQEELRLSRGEEQLQGLEEADITKFFVPMKSENEEENPQFSQLHQRQTEQMKTEADGEDSGGSEPARDSDPDTHLHPDIVDKTGDSSESKTYDSNDWKETREPQSGLKSLNNVEVPVSDQRCSTGETECGQRFGTSGHLKRQMRSHTGKKPFSCSVCKKVFTVSGSLQTHMRTHTGEKPFSCSVCKMAFTVSGHLHRHMRIHTGEKPFSCSFCNKAFIQGDNLQKHMRVHTGEKPFSCSICKKAFTQSGNLQKHMKIHTGEKPFTCSVCKKAFTASGCLHRHMRIHTGEKPFSCSVCKKAFAVSGSLQKHMRIHTGEKPFSCSVCKKAFTESGHLQTHMRTHTGEKPFSCSVCKKAFTESGHLQNHMRIHTGEKPFSCSVCKKAFTESGSLQKHMRIHTGEKPFSCSVCKKAFTERGSLRIHMRIHTGEKRFSCSVCKKAYTDSGSLRKHMRTLTHVKNHLAV, from the coding sequence CTATACCATCAGATGTCCAGAAAGTGATTGTTGGTGAAGAACATCAGCACGATTGGAGCTCCAGTCTGGACCAGGAGGACACAAAGCCCCCACCCATTAacgaggaacaggaggaactgcgGCTCAGTCGGGGCgaagagcagcttcaagggctggaggaggctgatatcaccaagttcttTGTCCCAATGAAGAGTGAAAATGAAGAAGAGAACCCTCAGTTCTCACaacttcatcaaagacaaactgaacagatgaaaacagaagctgatggggAGGACAGTGGAGGATCGGAACCAGCCAGGGACTCAGATCCAGATACACATTTACATCCAGATATTGTTGAcaagactggagactcttctgaatcTAAGACTTATGACAGTAATGactggaaggagaccagagaaccccAGTCAGGTTTAAAGTCTCTGAATAATGTTGAAGTCCCTGTCAGTGATCAGAGATGTAGTACTGGTGAGACTGAGTGTGGGCAAAGGTTTGGCACTAGTGGACATCTGAAGAGACAAATGAGATCTCATACAGGaaagaaaccatttagctgctcagtctgtaagaaagtgTTTACAGTCAGTGGAAgtttacaaacacacatgagaacccacacaggagagaaaccgtttagctgctcagtctgtaagatgGCTTTTACAGTGAGTGGACATTTACATAGACACATGAggatccacacaggagagaagccatttAGCTGCTCCTTCTGTAACAAAGCTTTTATACAGGGTGAcaatttacagaaacacatgagagtccacacaggagaaaaaccatttagctgctccatctgtaagaaagcttttacacagagtggaaatttacaaaaacacatgaaaatacACACTGGAGAAAAACCATTTacctgctcagtctgtaagaaagcttttacagCGAGTGGATGTTTACAtagacacatgagaatccacacaggagaaaaaccatttagctgctccgTTTGTAAAAAAGCTTTTGCAGTAAGTGGaagtttacagaaacacatgagaatccacacaggagagaagccatttagctgctcggtctgtaagaaagcttttacagAGAGTGGACATTTACAGACGCACATGAGAACCCACAcgggagagaaaccatttagctgctcggtctgtaagaaagcttttacagAGAGCGGCCATTTACAGAatcacatgagaatccacacaggagaaaaaccgtTTAGCTGCTCGgtctgtaagaaagcttttacagagagtggaagtttacagaaacacatgagaatccacacaggagagaaaccattcaGCTGCTCCgtctgtaagaaagcttttacagAGCGTGGAAGTTTACGGATACACATgcgaatccacacaggagagaaacgaTTTAgttgctcagtctgtaagaaagcttATACAGACAGCGGGAGTTTACGTAAACACATGAGAACCCTAACACATGTTAAAAACCATTTAGCTGTGTGA